Proteins encoded in a region of the Coffea eugenioides isolate CCC68of chromosome 4, Ceug_1.0, whole genome shotgun sequence genome:
- the LOC113767957 gene encoding uncharacterized protein C17orf53 homolog: protein MEPWEEALDLDDSDIPSLLRPCKRHHRQTSISAAATTTSTSLSQPTLRPCSNRPQTLVIEEETEQQQHQEQQRQQFSRPISPQRRLIIPGPAGAVQSAMLQKNRDREKEHLFSSQTSDSNPIPTQEYIRRAVENAPEFDDDFSSDPWLSALQFIVLAGVINWQILCIGTVDGVVPSVPLNSIHQCASNGKVDQVVAVIKSCTQSSLGGLMVTLKDPTGTICASVHQKVLSESHFAKDFVIGSVLILQKVSIFSSSKLMHYLNIMPRNLVKVVNKDNGPPTEKSSLAYSVKHVAPGGAGSPEKRSTPENGASGEMTDRMQHNIDASGSLHINDQIESRIVLNQSLTCSSRLGLKAKLVDKEPSSLRQDAAQGLSEEAASKRTGYNEEVVSLDNERGLKVADINERLHNDDVAKSLMTNHVVQEIQEDNTVQKQRQPVTSATLPQWTDEQLEELFACDDEDGGSYI, encoded by the exons ATGGAGCCATGGGAAGAAGCGCTTGACTTGGACGATTCCGACATCCCCTCCCTCCTCCGCCCTTGCAAGCGCCACCACCGCCAGACCTCCATTTCTGCCGCCGCAACCACAACCTCCACCTCGCTATCCCAACCAACCCTCCGACCCTGCTCTAACCGTCCCCAAACCCTAGTAATCGAAGAAGAAACAGAACAACAGCAGCACCAAGAACAGCAACGACAACAATTCTCTCGCCCTATTTCCCCTCAACGACGACTCATCATTCCTGGACCAGCCGGAGCTGTACAATCAGCGATGCTTCAGAAAAATCGTGATAGAGAGAAAGAACATTTGTTCTCTTCTCAAACCAGTGACTCTAATCCAATCCCTACTCAGGAGTATATAAGGAGAGCCGTCGAAAATGCTCCCGAATTCGACGACGATTTCAGCAGCGATCCTTGGCTGTCAGCCCTTCAATTCATCG TACTGGCTGGTGTAATTAATTGGCAAATTCTGTGTATAGGCACAGTGGATGGTGTTGTACCTAGTGTACCCTTGAATTCTATCCATCAATGTGCAAGTAATGGCAAGGTTGATCAG GTTGTGGCAGTCATCAAGTCCTGCACACAAAGTAGTCTTGGCGGTTTAATGGTCACTCTGAAG GATCCAACAGGTACCATTTGTGCTTCTGTTCATCAGAAAGTCTTAAGTGAGAGCCACTTTGCAAAGGATTTTGTTATTGGATCAGTGTTGATACTTCAGAAG GTTTCCATATTTTCCTCTTCAAAGCTGATGCATTATCTCAATATAATGCCAAGGAATCTGGTAAAG GTCGTTAACAAGGATAATGGCCCTCCGACAGAGAAAAGCTCTCTAGCCTATTCTGTCAAACATGTTGCGCCTGGTGGTG CTGGATCACCTGAGAAGAGGTCAACTCCAGAAAATGGAGCCTCAGGGGAGATGACTGATAGGATGCAACATAACATTGATGCAAGTGGGAGTTTGCACATCAATGATCAAATAGAGAGTAGAATTGTACTTAACCAGAGTTTGACATGCAGCAGCAGATTGGGCTTAAAAGCTAAACTTGTAGACAAAGAACCATCAAGTCTAAGGCAAGACGCTGCACAAGGGTTGTCTGAGGAAGCAGCAAGCAAGAGAACTGGGTACAATGAGGAAGTGGTTTCACTTGATAATGAGAGAGGGCTGAAAGTTGCTGATATAAACGAGAGGCTACATAATGACGATGTTGCGAAAAGCTTGATGACGAACCATGTTgtccaagaaattcaagaagaCAACACAGTGCAGAAGCAAAGGCAACCAGTAACTTCAGCAACCCTACCGCAGTGGACTGATGAACAGCTTGAGGAACTTTTTGCTTGTGATGATGAGGATGGTGGTTCTTACATTTGa
- the LOC113767692 gene encoding uncharacterized protein LOC113767692 has product MGSPQANLWVLLGLGLAGILIMTRKLKKAVKADFGAFVERLQLLPPPPPPPPKAPHPLTGLTFAVSDVFDVEGSITGFGNLDWAKTHEAASQTSPVVSALVEGGASCTGKTVVDDMAFGVSGENKHYDTPTNPAASARTPGGSSSGAAVAVAADLVDFSLGIDTVGGVRVPAGYCGVFGFRPSHGTVSQLGVLPVSASLDAVGWFAKDPTILRRVGHVLLQVPYSVPRSPRSIVVADDCFNLLNSSADRVSQAVVKSVEKLFGRQVLRHENLGDYLSSKVPSLKAFQSEKSNGEVKSSVIRLLANIMRMLKRYEFKQYHDEWIKSMKPTLDPVISVQLQQDLDMAEAEIENCHAVRDEMRSALNFLLKDDGILAIPTTSEPPPKLGSKETLSEDYQIRATMLTSLVSMSGCCQVAVPLGFNEKCPVSISLIARHGGDRFLLDTVQTMYGVLQEQADIVTKTKSSKNAVSQETSAEMAKEKGNQAFKDRQWQRAIVFYTEAIKLNAKNATYYSNRAAAYLELGSFIQAEADCTNAIDLDKKNVKAYLRRGTAREMLGYYKEATEDFRYALVLEPNNKRAAQSAERLRRLFP; this is encoded by the exons aTGGGTTCCCCACAAGCAAATTTGTGGGTGTTATTGGGTTTAGGATTAGCTGGGATTCTAATAATGACCAGGAAGTTGAAGAAAGCGGTGAAAGCTGATTTTGGGGCGTTTGTGGAACGGCTTCAGCTATTGCCGCCCCCTCCTCCGCCGCCTCCCAAGGCCCCTCACCCTCTAACGGGCCTAACTTTTGCCGTCTCTGACGT ATTTGATGTTGAAGGGTCTATTACTGGATTTGGCAATCTGGATTGGGCGAAAACCCATGAGGCTGCTTCTCAAACATCTCCAGTGGTTTCTGCCCTGGTTGAAGGAGGTGCCTCATGTACAGGGAAAACTGTTGTGGATGATATGGCATTTGG TGTCAGTGGAGAAAATAAGCATTATGACACACCAACCAATCCTGCCGCTTCTGCAAGAACTCCAGGAGGATCATCTAGTGGAGCTGCTGTAGCTGTGGCTGCCGACCTCGTTGATTTTTCCTTAG GTATCGATACAGTTGGTGGTGTGAGAGTTCCTGCTGGGTATTGTGGGGTATTTGGGTTTAGACCCTCTCATGGGACTGTTTCTCAGCTGGGAGTACTTCCTGTTTCAGCAAGCCTTGATGCTGTTG GATGGTTTGCTAAAGATCCCACTATATTACGTCGTGTGGGACATGTGCTGCTGCAGGTTCCTTATTCTGTCCCACGAAGCCCCAGGAGTATTGTAGTAGCTGATGACTGTTTTAACCTATTGAATAGTTCTGCTGATCGAGTTAGTCAGGCTGTGGTAAAATCTGTTGAGAAGTTATTTGGAA GACAAGTGTTAAGACATGAGAATCTTGGTGACTATTTAAGCTCAAAAGTTCCAAGCTTGAAAGCGTTTCAGAGTGAGAAATCAAATGGTGAAGTAAAATCCTCTGTCATACGGCTGTTAGCAAATATTATGCGGATGCTAAAGCG ATATGAATTTAAGCAGTATCACGATGAATGGATCAAATCCATGAAACCCACTTTAGACCCTGTTATCTCAGTGCAATTGCAACAAGACCTGGATATGGCAGAAGCAGAAATTGAAAACTGCCATGCAGTGAGGGATGAAATGCGTTCAGCTCTAAATTTCCTTCTGAAG GATGATGGTATTTTAGCCATTCCAACTACTTCTGAGCCTCCTCCGAAACTTGGTTCAAAGGAAACTTTATCAGAGGACTACCAGATTCGTGCTACTATGCTGACGAGCTTAGTCAGCATGTCAGGTTGCTGTCAG GTTGCAGTACCATTGGGATTTAATGAGAAATGTCCAGTTTCAATTTCCTTAATAGCCAGGCATGGAGGTGATCGCTTCCTGCTGGATACAGTGCAGACAATGTATGGGGTCCTACAGGAGCAGGCTGATATAGTTACAAAgacaaaatcatctaaaaatgcTGTTAGTCAGGAAACATCAGCTGAGATGGCCAAAGAGAAG GGTAACCAAGCATTTAAAGATAGGCAGTGGCAAAGGGCAATTGTATTCTACACAGAAGCTATCAAGCTCAATGCTAAAAATGCAACATACTATAGTAATCGGGCAGCTGCATATTTGGAATTGGGAAG CTTCATCCAAGCGGAGGCAGATTGTACCAATGCCATTGATCTTGATAAGAAG AATGTAAAAGCGTATCTAAGGAGAGGCACTGCAAGGGAAATGCTAGGTTATTATAAGGAAGCAACAGAAG ATTTCAGATATGCTCTAGTTCTGGAGCCAAATAACAAGAGAGCAGCCCAGTCTGCTGAGCGGTTGAGGAGGTTGTTTCCTTAA